The proteins below are encoded in one region of Paenibacillus sp.:
- a CDS encoding Rieske (2Fe-2S) protein: MSSTEWVRAGTLDELKQAGSKVVKGGIAVFYHEGQVRAIDNRCPHLGFPLHLGSVCNGLLTCHWHHARFDICSGGTLDPWADDVPAYDVKVENEDVWVSSKPRNVRDADNLKRRLREGLEQNIGIVIAKAVVGLIEAGVSADDIVRIGVAFGVSQGNGWGAGLTILTAMRNVLPKLDRTGRILALYHGLVHVARASAGRAPRHSLGTLPSRAAPMDRLKEWYRGCVEVRDTQGAEKVLSTAIACGTSSEQLADMMLISVTDHFYLDGGHTFDFHNKAFEALERLSGELAEPILASLVPLIGSPTRSEELHHWQAPLDLVSPIKQAFEQLELPTATAAPADPLDEREFIDLLLGDRPLETIDRLTRHLQQGISPVRLAQLICLAAAERIVRFHTQNEFGDWVSVLHTFTYAHAVHERLRRTKEPLLNRALYYGAMAIYHDRFLNVPRAPRPKPAVGRFETEELLDLMDRRQQVDEAASWVAGYLAEGRDPQGLLGTLGLCLLREDADFHTFQLYEAAVAEYDHWDTRSDAFAAQAKETCLIACARYLAAHAPSARELPHTAKIAWRLYRGERLFEEEQQE, from the coding sequence ATAAGTTCGACGGAATGGGTTCGCGCAGGGACGTTGGACGAGTTGAAGCAGGCAGGCTCCAAAGTGGTGAAAGGCGGGATCGCGGTATTTTATCACGAGGGGCAGGTAAGAGCGATCGACAATCGATGCCCTCATCTTGGCTTTCCGCTTCATTTGGGAAGCGTTTGCAACGGACTGCTCACATGCCATTGGCATCACGCGCGATTCGATATTTGCAGCGGGGGGACGCTGGATCCTTGGGCGGACGATGTGCCCGCGTACGACGTGAAAGTGGAGAACGAGGACGTCTGGGTCAGCTCTAAACCGAGAAACGTTCGGGATGCGGATAATTTGAAGCGGCGGCTGCGGGAAGGGTTGGAGCAAAATATCGGCATCGTCATTGCGAAAGCGGTCGTCGGCTTAATCGAAGCCGGCGTGTCGGCGGACGACATCGTTCGGATCGGCGTCGCGTTCGGCGTATCGCAAGGCAACGGCTGGGGTGCGGGATTAACGATCTTAACGGCGATGCGGAACGTGCTGCCTAAGCTGGATCGAACCGGACGTATTCTTGCGCTGTACCACGGGTTGGTTCACGTCGCAAGGGCCAGCGCCGGCCGTGCGCCGCGCCATTCGCTCGGCACGCTGCCCTCCCGGGCCGCGCCAATGGACAGACTCAAGGAATGGTACCGCGGCTGCGTCGAGGTGCGCGACACCCAAGGGGCGGAGAAGGTGCTGTCGACGGCGATCGCGTGCGGCACCTCGTCCGAACAACTGGCGGATATGATGCTGATTTCGGTGACGGACCATTTCTACTTGGACGGCGGGCATACCTTCGATTTTCACAATAAGGCGTTCGAAGCGCTGGAACGTCTGAGCGGCGAGCTCGCGGAGCCGATTCTCGCCTCGCTTGTTCCGCTCATCGGTTCGCCGACGCGCAGCGAAGAGCTTCATCATTGGCAGGCGCCGCTCGATCTCGTCTCCCCCATCAAACAAGCATTCGAACAATTGGAGCTTCCGACTGCGACTGCGGCGCCGGCCGACCCGCTGGATGAGCGGGAGTTCATCGACTTGCTTCTCGGCGATCGTCCGCTCGAAACCATCGATCGGCTCACTCGGCATCTGCAGCAGGGAATATCGCCGGTGCGGCTCGCGCAGCTGATTTGTTTGGCGGCGGCCGAGCGGATCGTCCGCTTCCACACGCAAAACGAGTTCGGCGACTGGGTCTCCGTGCTGCATACTTTCACCTATGCGCATGCGGTACACGAACGACTTCGCCGCACGAAGGAGCCGCTGCTGAATCGAGCGTTATATTACGGGGCCATGGCGATCTACCATGACCGGTTCCTCAACGTTCCGCGGGCTCCGAGGCCGAAGCCGGCCGTCGGCCGATTCGAAACGGAGGAGCTGCTCGACTTGATGGACCGCAGGCAGCAGGTGGACGAAGCGGCAAGCTGGGTCGCGGGCTACCTCGCCGAAGGGCGGGACCCGCAGGGGCTGCTCGGCACGCTGGGGCTCTGTCTGCTGCGCGAGGACGCCGATTTCCATACGTTCCAGCTTTACGAGGCCGCGGTTGCCGAATATGATCATTGGGATACGCGTTCCGACGCCTTCGCGGCGCAGGCGAAGGAGACGTGCCTGATCGCGTGCGCCCGCTATTTGGCCGCGCATGCGCCGAGCGCGCGGGAGCTCCCGCATACGGCCAAGATCGCCTGGCGCTTGTACCGCGGCGAGCGGTTGTTCGAGGAAGAGCAGCAGGAGTAG
- a CDS encoding TetR/AcrR family transcriptional regulator: MTKVDRRILKTQEALKRAVLELMAEKNFDDITIQDIADRANVNRGTIYLHYQDKYDLLDKLIEAHLNELGEMDEWACKMDWVDALIPYFEYFEKHYLFFSTMLASKGAPFSFRTRLLSSFMEGFKAEIDRESGKNADVSDDVLLQFAGTAYVGAIEWWIRNGMPHPPQAMAKQVGILLGRTL; this comes from the coding sequence ATGACCAAAGTGGATCGGCGCATTCTTAAGACGCAGGAAGCATTGAAGCGAGCGGTTCTTGAACTGATGGCCGAAAAAAATTTCGACGACATTACCATACAGGATATCGCGGATCGGGCCAACGTAAACCGCGGGACCATTTATCTTCATTATCAGGATAAATACGATCTGTTGGATAAGCTCATCGAAGCGCACTTGAACGAATTAGGGGAGATGGACGAGTGGGCATGTAAAATGGATTGGGTCGACGCCCTTATCCCTTATTTTGAATATTTCGAGAAGCATTATTTATTTTTCTCGACGATGCTGGCAAGCAAAGGGGCCCCCTTCTCCTTCAGAACGCGTCTTCTTTCTTCTTTTATGGAAGGATTCAAAGCAGAGATCGACAGAGAGAGCGGAAAAAACGCGGATGTAAGCGATGACGTGTTGCTGCAGTTCGCCGGGACAGCTTACGTCGGGGCGATCGAATGGTGGATCAGAAACGGAATGCCCCACCCGCCGCAAGCGATGGCCAAACAAGTCGGAATTTTATTAGGAAGAACTTTATAA
- a CDS encoding acyltransferase, whose translation MRTHLAGADGLRAIACLAVIGHHFSQRLAMPQQPAWLQELQAFALLGNVGVSVFFVLSGFLLSYPFWRSYVENEAYPSLRAYALRRAARIIPGYYVSLLFCAAVAAAMNIPVEAFWTRLIAGLTFTAGFHYTTFFPSELNGPLWSISFEVFCYLLMPLFMWGLFRAFGRRRSFRTAFLYWGGALTFVFIANQGVHAWLTPEEEGRGWQHGLIGGAKYWMPNYNPIGFFGHFALGILSAGAAIRLGRQTTERMRLFRDRGGMDWIAGGALLAAGALLWLLRREPEFSFSLQQQPYYFPLFPGLVALFLAAAPHSKRVGGFLDNAFFRFTAKLSFGLYIWHYTLITLVERYAMTDYRYMGVVEWHTWLEVSLALLGVSYAVAAVSFYALEQPCIRIARRWEHRMRPFRKDSTENAMMRTSTKESAQG comes from the coding sequence ATGCGAACCCATTTAGCCGGCGCGGACGGACTCCGCGCGATCGCTTGCTTGGCTGTAATCGGCCACCACTTCTCGCAGCGGCTGGCCATGCCGCAGCAGCCGGCATGGCTGCAGGAGCTGCAGGCCTTCGCGCTGCTCGGCAACGTCGGAGTCAGCGTCTTTTTTGTATTGAGCGGTTTTTTGCTGTCCTACCCGTTCTGGAGGAGCTATGTGGAGAACGAGGCATACCCGAGTCTCCGCGCCTACGCGCTTCGTCGGGCTGCCCGCATTATCCCGGGTTACTATGTCTCGCTGTTGTTTTGCGCGGCGGTCGCGGCCGCGATGAATATTCCGGTGGAGGCCTTCTGGACAAGGCTCATTGCGGGCCTTACCTTCACGGCCGGTTTTCACTATACGACGTTCTTTCCATCCGAGCTGAATGGGCCCCTCTGGTCTATTAGCTTCGAAGTGTTCTGCTATTTGCTGATGCCGCTGTTCATGTGGGGACTTTTCCGCGCGTTCGGCCGGCGCCGCTCGTTCCGGACAGCGTTCTTGTACTGGGGCGGTGCACTGACCTTCGTCTTTATCGCCAATCAAGGGGTGCACGCTTGGCTGACGCCGGAGGAGGAGGGGCGCGGCTGGCAGCACGGGCTCATCGGCGGGGCGAAATATTGGATGCCGAATTACAATCCAATAGGGTTCTTTGGCCATTTTGCCTTGGGCATTCTTTCCGCGGGCGCGGCCATCCGTCTAGGCAGGCAAACAACCGAGCGTATGCGGCTGTTTCGGGATCGGGGCGGGATGGATTGGATCGCCGGCGGCGCACTCCTTGCGGCAGGAGCGCTGCTGTGGCTCCTCCGTCGCGAACCTGAATTCAGCTTCAGCCTGCAGCAGCAGCCTTATTACTTTCCGCTGTTCCCAGGACTGGTAGCACTCTTTCTGGCGGCCGCCCCTCATTCGAAACGTGTCGGCGGTTTCCTCGACAATGCTTTTTTCCGGTTTACGGCAAAGCTATCCTTCGGTTTGTATATATGGCATTACACGCTGATCACGCTCGTCGAGCGGTATGCGATGACGGATTACCGGTACATGGGAGTCGTAGAGTGGCACACCTGGCTCGAGGTTTCCCTAGCACTCCTCGGAGTGTCGTATGCGGTTGCCGCTGTATCGTTTTATGCCCTGGAACAGCCATGTATCCGGATCGCCCGCAGATGGGAACATCGTATGCGGCCATTCCGTAAGGATTCGACGGAGAATGCCATGATGCGTACGTCGACAAAGGAGTCAGCCCAAGGCTGA
- a CDS encoding SDR family NAD(P)-dependent oxidoreductase has product MWGTPTPVCLFRWSGCADLKRNGAHVTGGNRGIGYESVKQLASNGYEVVLGSRDPGKGHEAAKKLRESTLDVSFVQLWTVRRTGLFSGL; this is encoded by the coding sequence ATGTGGGGCACGCCTACACCGGTGTGCCTCTTTCGTTGGAGCGGCTGCGCCGATCTAAAGCGGAATGGGGCGCACGTCACCGGCGGGAATCGAGGAATCGGATACGAATCGGTCAAGCAATTGGCTTCGAATGGGTATGAGGTCGTCTTGGGAAGCCGGGATCCGGGAAAAGGTCATGAAGCAGCAAAAAAGCTTAGAGAGTCGACGTTAGATGTTTCTTTCGTCCAGCTATGGACCGTTCGACGGACCGGTCTATTTTCTGGATTATAA